A genomic segment from Falsibacillus pallidus encodes:
- a CDS encoding LCP family protein, with protein sequence MESRSRFDQRRKNKGRRKKKRYKILTVLLIIIIALIGYSAFQYYQGLQMSKGDPSALKTDYKFNGKKDKNGKINVLLLGVDTRGEEKSRSDTMMVAQYDPKTEQTKIVSLMRDMYVEIPGYQNYKLNTAFFLGGPELLRQTIKKNFDLDIQYYAIVDFKGFEKSIDTLAPDGIEINVEKPMSEKIGVSLQPGLQKLHGKELLGYARFRHDAEGDFGRVARQQKVLEAVKDKALSLGGVTKLPKILGAVQPYYDTNMSKLNELALLKDVLFNNDKKIKTLRVPVDGSYSDGYYSHAGAVLEVDFEKNKEAIDEFLNGSGSTGQSGDSGQ encoded by the coding sequence ATGGAATCCAGATCTAGATTTGATCAAAGACGTAAAAATAAAGGTAGACGAAAAAAGAAACGATATAAAATTTTGACGGTATTGCTTATAATCATCATTGCGCTAATAGGATATTCTGCCTTTCAATACTATCAGGGGCTGCAGATGTCTAAAGGAGATCCTTCCGCGCTTAAAACGGATTATAAATTCAACGGAAAAAAAGATAAGAATGGCAAAATCAACGTCCTTCTCTTAGGGGTGGATACCCGCGGTGAAGAAAAATCCAGGTCGGACACGATGATGGTTGCCCAATATGACCCTAAAACAGAACAAACCAAGATTGTTTCCCTAATGAGGGATATGTATGTAGAGATACCGGGGTACCAAAACTACAAGCTCAATACTGCCTTTTTCCTCGGGGGACCGGAATTATTAAGACAAACCATCAAGAAGAATTTCGATCTCGACATTCAATATTATGCCATTGTCGATTTCAAGGGATTTGAAAAGTCCATCGATACACTCGCACCAGACGGAATCGAAATAAATGTAGAAAAGCCTATGTCTGAAAAAATCGGTGTTTCCCTGCAGCCTGGACTACAAAAGCTGCACGGAAAAGAATTATTGGGATATGCCCGCTTCAGACATGATGCGGAAGGTGATTTCGGACGTGTAGCGAGACAGCAAAAGGTGCTTGAAGCTGTAAAAGACAAAGCATTAAGTTTAGGCGGAGTCACCAAGCTTCCAAAAATCCTTGGAGCAGTGCAGCCTTATTATGATACGAATATGAGCAAATTAAATGAATTGGCACTTTTAAAGGATGTCCTTTTTAATAACGATAAGAAAATCAAAACATTAAGGGTGCCGGTAGACGGATCCTACTCAGATGGATATTACAGCCATGCAGGGGCCGTACTCGAAGTTGACTTCGAGAAAAATAAAGAAGCAATCGACGAATTCCTAAACGGCTCGGGATCAACCGGCCAATCAGGGGATTCAGGTCAATAG
- the clpP gene encoding ATP-dependent Clp endopeptidase proteolytic subunit ClpP → MNTIPYVIEQTKTGERSYDIYSRLLKDRIIMIGDEINDSLASSVVSQLLFLAADDPDKDISIYINSPGGSTSAGFAIFDTMHYIKPDVRTICIGMAASFGAMLLLAGTKGKRFALPNSEIMIHQPLGGAKGQATDIEISAKRIIKLKSHTNKIIADRTGQPIEKVAYDTDRDYFMSAKEALEYGIIDEIIVN, encoded by the coding sequence ATGAATACCATTCCGTATGTAATCGAACAAACCAAGACCGGGGAGAGGTCATACGATATTTATTCAAGGCTCTTAAAGGACCGAATCATCATGATTGGAGATGAAATCAATGATTCCCTGGCCAGCAGTGTTGTTTCACAGTTGTTATTTTTAGCAGCAGATGATCCTGATAAGGACATCTCGATTTATATCAATAGTCCCGGAGGATCAACGTCTGCTGGGTTTGCCATTTTTGACACAATGCACTATATCAAGCCGGATGTGCGCACCATCTGCATCGGCATGGCTGCTTCCTTTGGGGCAATGCTGCTGTTGGCAGGCACAAAAGGAAAAAGGTTTGCATTGCCAAACAGCGAAATCATGATTCATCAGCCTCTGGGAGGGGCAAAGGGTCAAGCAACGGATATTGAAATCTCTGCAAAAAGAATCATTAAATTAAAATCGCACACCAATAAAATAATAGCAGACCGAACAGGACAGCCGATTGAAAAAGTAGCTTATGATACTGACCGCGATTACTTTATGTCGGCAAAGGAAGCTCTGGAATATGGGATCATTGATGAAATAATAGTGAATTAG
- a CDS encoding sigma factor-like helix-turn-helix DNA-binding protein → MNTHFKKYSSAGEGKFDFDALIPYQSKLKSYCQMLTGNQWDGEDLAHDTLLKIYSKYHEHISAKQLSFNLMKVVAKNHWLDKVKSVSSRFTALEESKDASYNPIESLPEILTMLAIITANFTEKQAAAFFLREVFQYSMDEIGEILSTSQGAVKSSLFRIRQKLSSIDFNHSIESGNVFYQTIAAAIMEQRPEILIEYVIRSNKERGRGIEMPHMYLMSAHTPRMMAA, encoded by the coding sequence TTGAATACCCATTTTAAAAAATACTCATCGGCCGGTGAGGGAAAATTTGATTTCGACGCCCTGATTCCATACCAGTCAAAATTAAAAAGCTATTGTCAAATGCTGACGGGCAATCAATGGGATGGAGAAGATCTGGCACACGATACATTGTTGAAAATCTACAGCAAATACCATGAGCACATTTCAGCAAAACAACTATCCTTTAATTTAATGAAAGTTGTTGCCAAGAACCATTGGCTCGATAAGGTCAAATCTGTTTCATCCCGCTTCACCGCTTTAGAAGAATCCAAGGATGCCTCTTATAATCCCATTGAATCATTGCCGGAGATTTTAACCATGCTAGCCATTATTACTGCCAATTTTACAGAAAAGCAGGCAGCAGCATTTTTCTTAAGAGAAGTTTTTCAATACAGCATGGATGAAATCGGTGAAATACTGTCCACGTCGCAAGGAGCCGTTAAATCCTCTTTGTTCAGGATAAGACAGAAGCTCAGCAGCATCGATTTCAATCATTCAATAGAATCGGGAAATGTGTTTTATCAAACCATAGCAGCAGCCATCATGGAGCAACGGCCGGAAATACTCATTGAATATGTCATCAGATCGAATAAGGAGAGAGGCAGGGGCATTGAAATGCCTCATATGTATTTAATGTCCGCCCATACGCCTCGGATGATGGCTGCTTAA
- a CDS encoding aspartate aminotransferase family protein, producing the protein MVQAGKSQDTFLHQDEKYVWHSMKPYNPDGTMVVAKAEGAWVTDTEGNRYLDAMAGLWCVNVGYGRKELAEAAYEQLKEMAYFPLTQSHVPAIKLAEKLNELLEDDYVIFFSNSGSEANETAFKIARQYHQQNGEHNRYKIVSRYRAYHGNTMGSLAATGQAQRKYKYEPLAPGFVHCAPPDAYRDNDDGTELKAVKAIDDVMTWELSETIAALIMEPIITGGGILVPPEGYMKGAKEVCEKHGALLIVDEVICGFGRTGEAFGFMNYGVKPDIITMAKGITSAYLPLSATAVKREIYESFKGTDEYDYLRHVNTFGGNPAACALALKNIEIMEKEKLFERSKNLGAKLMNDLKTALKDHPLVGDIRGKGLLVGIELVKDKSTKAPADVSILNEIIAFCKKNKLIIGKNGATVAGYNNVLTLSPPLNIEEKDLSFIVETLKTAFYQK; encoded by the coding sequence ATGGTTCAAGCAGGAAAGTCGCAGGATACATTCCTTCATCAGGATGAAAAATATGTTTGGCACTCCATGAAGCCTTATAATCCTGATGGAACGATGGTGGTTGCCAAGGCAGAAGGCGCCTGGGTGACAGACACAGAGGGGAACAGATATTTAGATGCAATGGCAGGGCTTTGGTGTGTGAATGTAGGCTATGGAAGAAAGGAATTGGCAGAAGCGGCATATGAACAGTTAAAAGAAATGGCCTATTTTCCGCTGACTCAAAGCCATGTGCCTGCCATAAAGCTGGCAGAAAAGTTAAATGAGCTGCTTGAAGATGATTACGTCATTTTCTTCTCTAACAGTGGATCGGAAGCTAACGAAACTGCCTTTAAAATCGCCCGTCAATATCATCAGCAAAATGGGGAGCACAACAGATATAAGATAGTATCGAGGTATAGAGCCTACCACGGGAATACTATGGGTTCCCTTGCTGCCACTGGGCAGGCACAGCGCAAATATAAGTATGAACCGCTTGCTCCCGGCTTTGTTCACTGTGCACCTCCTGATGCTTATCGCGATAATGACGACGGAACTGAATTGAAAGCTGTCAAGGCAATCGATGATGTAATGACGTGGGAATTGAGTGAAACCATCGCAGCCCTGATCATGGAGCCGATCATCACCGGAGGCGGAATTCTTGTTCCACCGGAAGGGTATATGAAGGGTGCTAAAGAAGTTTGTGAAAAACACGGAGCTTTATTGATTGTAGACGAGGTCATATGCGGTTTTGGCCGGACAGGAGAGGCTTTTGGGTTTATGAACTATGGGGTGAAGCCGGATATCATAACCATGGCAAAAGGGATCACAAGTGCCTACCTTCCGCTATCTGCTACAGCTGTGAAACGGGAGATATACGAATCCTTCAAGGGGACAGATGAGTATGATTACTTAAGGCATGTGAACACTTTTGGCGGAAATCCGGCAGCATGTGCTTTGGCTCTAAAGAATATTGAGATCATGGAAAAAGAAAAGTTATTCGAGCGCTCCAAAAATTTGGGAGCAAAACTCATGAATGACCTGAAGACCGCTTTGAAGGACCATCCATTAGTCGGGGATATCAGGGGGAAAGGGCTCCTGGTTGGGATTGAGCTTGTAAAAGACAAATCGACAAAAGCACCTGCAGATGTCTCCATATTGAATGAAATCATTGCTTTCTGTAAAAAAAATAAATTGATCATCGGTAAAAATGGAGCGACGGTGGCGGGGTATAATAACGTTTTAACACTATCCCCCCCACTGAATATAGAAGAAAAAGATCTTTCGTTCATTGTGGAAACATTAAAGACAGCTTTTTATCAAAAATAA
- a CDS encoding CoA-acylating methylmalonate-semialdehyde dehydrogenase — MTVKNETMELKNYVNGKWVDSSALECLDVINPATGETIAKVPVSTKDDVDQAVQAAKNAFQSWRNVPVPKRARILFKYHTLLTDHHEELARLIVQENGKAYKEAYGEVQRGIECVEFASGAPSLMMGETLSGIAEDIDSEMFRYPLGVVGGITPFNFPMMVPLWMFPLAVACGNTFVLKPSERTPILANKLVELFTLAGAPHGVLNVVHGAHDVVNGLIEHPDVAAISFVGSQPVAKYVYEKSASKGKRVQALSGAKNHHIVMPDADTEKAVANIISSTFGSAGQRCMACSAVVVVGENNKFVEALKKKADELVMGSGMEEDVLLTPVIRKEHREKVLGYIEKGLEEGAVLLRDGRKETEEMEKGNFLGATIFDHVSPDMTIAKEELFAPVLSLLRTSDLDGGLQFIRQSRFGNGATIYTKDASAVRKFREEADAGMLGINVGVPATMAFFPFSGWKDSFYGDLHVNGKDGVNFYTKKKMITSRFDY, encoded by the coding sequence ATGACAGTCAAAAACGAAACAATGGAACTGAAAAACTATGTAAACGGAAAATGGGTTGATTCCAGTGCCTTGGAATGCCTGGATGTCATTAATCCTGCTACAGGTGAAACCATTGCAAAGGTTCCGGTCTCCACTAAGGATGATGTAGATCAAGCCGTTCAGGCGGCTAAAAATGCATTTCAATCGTGGAGAAATGTCCCTGTTCCCAAAAGGGCAAGAATTCTATTTAAATACCATACTCTTTTAACCGATCATCACGAAGAGCTTGCCAGGTTGATTGTCCAGGAGAATGGTAAAGCATATAAAGAAGCTTATGGAGAAGTGCAGCGGGGCATCGAATGTGTCGAATTTGCCTCAGGGGCGCCAAGTCTCATGATGGGAGAAACGTTGTCTGGCATTGCTGAAGATATCGATTCAGAAATGTTTAGATATCCTCTCGGAGTAGTTGGGGGCATCACCCCGTTTAATTTTCCAATGATGGTTCCTTTATGGATGTTCCCATTAGCAGTTGCGTGCGGCAATACATTCGTTCTCAAACCATCTGAAAGAACACCGATATTAGCCAATAAATTAGTTGAATTATTTACTCTGGCAGGTGCGCCGCATGGTGTCTTGAATGTCGTCCACGGTGCCCATGATGTCGTCAATGGATTGATCGAACATCCGGATGTCGCTGCCATCTCTTTTGTAGGGTCGCAGCCTGTCGCCAAATATGTTTATGAAAAATCCGCTTCAAAAGGAAAACGTGTGCAGGCGTTGTCCGGTGCTAAAAACCATCACATTGTCATGCCAGATGCAGATACGGAAAAAGCTGTCGCCAATATTATCAGCTCAACTTTTGGCAGCGCAGGACAGCGCTGCATGGCTTGCAGTGCAGTGGTTGTCGTTGGAGAGAATAATAAATTTGTAGAGGCACTGAAGAAAAAAGCAGATGAACTTGTGATGGGGAGCGGCATGGAGGAAGATGTGCTGTTGACGCCGGTCATCCGCAAAGAACATAGGGAAAAGGTTTTGGGATACATTGAAAAAGGGTTAGAGGAAGGAGCGGTCCTCCTGCGAGATGGAAGAAAAGAGACGGAGGAAATGGAAAAAGGGAATTTCCTTGGCGCGACCATCTTCGATCATGTTTCCCCTGATATGACAATCGCCAAAGAGGAGCTTTTTGCCCCTGTACTCAGTCTTCTTAGAACATCTGACCTGGATGGGGGGCTGCAGTTCATCCGTCAATCAAGATTTGGCAACGGAGCAACCATCTATACAAAGGATGCATCTGCTGTCAGGAAGTTCCGCGAAGAAGCAGATGCCGGAATGCTTGGAATCAATGTAGGGGTTCCGGCCACGATGGCCTTCTTCCCATTTTCGGGTTGGAAAGATTCTTTTTATGGGGATTTGCATGTCAATGGAAAGGATGGAGTAAACTTTTATACTAAGAAAAAAATGATTACATCCCGTTTTGATTATTGA
- a CDS encoding NCS1 family transporter, with protein MKKNHLKSPDLFPIGESGRKITPLGYSFMWVGMVVVLATFAIGGAGVMSLPLPMVLLATLIGSIAIGIFTSLTADIGIEHGLSFPVYMRAPFGTIGTHIPSVARGVAASMWFGINTYFGSTAMNGILNILFGFDNWFVCFLIFAVFQLVNTALGIKAVERFADLAAPIIILISIWMYSSLSDEAASQGREIWSWVENPVTGAAAFSAFLVVIFSNMGFWATIGADIPSISRFMKAPKNEKNWFKRNKSSLIGNLVALPLTQAFMVVIGGVSYIAVLNYDPVVALQKAASGLFLGVLLLMVVLAQWSTNIAANIVPAATIFSNVGGPKFPFWAGVITAGIVGIVVQPWELFDVIIPVLLFVGGILSAIIGILVADYYLLRKRRVNVPDLYEYHGQYRYMGGVNLAGFISWIIGGAASYFVPNYSFLVGFVVGAAFYYVLCKYWWFKKYEQAEIIDPSDEKYLGISVGRDWIIEGDEFETVLEEVPGSPSITME; from the coding sequence ATGAAAAAAAATCATTTAAAATCCCCTGATTTATTTCCGATTGGGGAGTCCGGTAGAAAAATCACACCTTTAGGCTACTCATTCATGTGGGTAGGGATGGTGGTCGTATTAGCTACTTTTGCCATTGGAGGGGCTGGCGTCATGTCGCTGCCGCTTCCGATGGTGCTTCTTGCCACTCTAATTGGTTCTATTGCCATTGGAATATTCACTTCCCTCACGGCGGATATTGGGATTGAACATGGCCTTTCATTCCCCGTTTACATGAGGGCGCCATTTGGAACGATCGGGACGCATATTCCATCGGTTGCAAGGGGAGTAGCGGCGTCAATGTGGTTTGGCATCAATACTTATTTCGGATCCACAGCAATGAATGGAATTTTGAATATTTTATTCGGGTTCGATAATTGGTTTGTTTGCTTCCTTATTTTTGCGGTATTCCAATTGGTCAACACCGCGTTGGGAATTAAAGCGGTGGAACGTTTTGCCGATCTTGCAGCACCGATTATCATTTTAATATCCATTTGGATGTACAGTTCCTTATCAGATGAGGCAGCTTCACAAGGAAGGGAAATTTGGTCATGGGTCGAGAATCCCGTGACAGGAGCTGCAGCTTTCTCTGCATTTCTAGTAGTCATTTTCAGCAATATGGGCTTCTGGGCAACGATTGGTGCAGATATTCCATCTATATCAAGGTTCATGAAGGCGCCTAAAAACGAAAAAAATTGGTTCAAGCGGAACAAAAGCTCATTAATTGGTAATCTGGTTGCTCTGCCTTTGACTCAAGCATTCATGGTGGTCATTGGAGGCGTGTCTTATATTGCGGTCCTTAATTATGATCCTGTAGTGGCATTGCAGAAAGCAGCTTCCGGATTATTCCTTGGCGTTTTGCTGCTGATGGTGGTCCTCGCTCAATGGTCTACGAATATTGCAGCTAATATTGTACCTGCTGCTACGATCTTCTCCAATGTGGGAGGACCAAAGTTTCCATTCTGGGCAGGGGTCATTACAGCCGGAATCGTAGGGATAGTTGTTCAACCGTGGGAGCTATTCGATGTCATCATTCCAGTCTTATTATTTGTTGGCGGAATCCTTTCAGCCATCATCGGGATTTTGGTAGCCGATTATTATCTCTTAAGAAAACGCCGTGTCAACGTACCTGACCTTTATGAATATCATGGGCAATACCGCTATATGGGCGGTGTCAATCTGGCAGGATTCATTTCCTGGATCATCGGCGGGGCTGCCTCCTATTTTGTGCCGAATTATTCCTTCCTCGTCGGTTTTGTCGTGGGTGCTGCATTCTATTATGTGTTATGCAAGTACTGGTGGTTCAAAAAATACGAACAAGCAGAAATCATCGATCCGAGCGATGAAAAGTATTTGGGAATTTCCGTTGGACGGGATTGGATCATTGAGGGGGATGAATTCGAAACCGTCTTGGAAGAAGTGCCTGGAAGTCCTTCTATCACAATGGAATAG
- the hydA gene encoding dihydropyrimidinase: protein MKKLIKNGTIVTAADVYEAEILIEDGVISAIGHDLSAQNAEVIDVKGCYIFPGGIDPHTHLDMPFGGTVTKDDFETGTMGAAFGGTTTIIDFCLTTKGEPLKKALSEWHEKAKGKAVIDYGFHLMIGEINEEVLNELPDVVENEGVTSLKVFMAYKNVFQADDATLYRTMMAAKQHGALVMVHAENGDVIDYLTTKALEEGNTDPIYHALTRPPEVEGEATGRAARLAGLTDSQLYVVHVSCADAAERIAEARRKGIDVWGETCPQYLVLDQSYLEKPDFEGAKYVWSPPLREKWNQEELWTALRNGNLQTIGSDQCSFDFHGQKDLGKGDFTKIPNGGPIIEDRMTILFSEGVKKGRISLNQFVDLTSTRAAKLFGLFPQKGTIAVGSDADIVLYDPNVERTLSAETHHLAVDYSAFEGMKVTGEAVSVLSRGEFVVKDKQFVGKPGTGRFIKRAKYGQLTSTKDAAKQTSN, encoded by the coding sequence ATGAAAAAGTTGATAAAGAATGGAACAATTGTCACAGCTGCAGATGTATACGAAGCAGAGATCCTGATTGAAGATGGGGTCATTTCTGCCATCGGCCACGATCTTTCAGCCCAGAATGCAGAAGTTATCGATGTGAAAGGCTGCTATATCTTCCCTGGAGGCATTGACCCCCATACGCATTTGGATATGCCGTTTGGAGGCACAGTTACAAAGGATGATTTTGAAACAGGGACGATGGGTGCTGCTTTTGGAGGGACCACAACCATTATTGATTTCTGCCTGACCACAAAAGGTGAGCCGTTAAAAAAGGCCCTTTCGGAATGGCATGAGAAAGCAAAAGGAAAAGCTGTCATCGATTATGGCTTCCATTTAATGATCGGTGAAATAAATGAAGAAGTCCTGAACGAGCTGCCTGACGTAGTCGAGAATGAAGGGGTCACCTCATTAAAAGTATTCATGGCTTATAAAAATGTATTCCAGGCTGATGATGCAACACTTTATAGAACAATGATGGCTGCAAAGCAGCATGGTGCCCTCGTGATGGTCCATGCCGAAAATGGGGATGTCATTGATTATCTAACCACCAAAGCACTTGAAGAAGGAAACACAGATCCTATCTATCATGCCCTGACCCGACCCCCTGAAGTTGAAGGAGAAGCCACAGGACGGGCAGCAAGGCTTGCGGGTCTGACAGATTCACAGTTGTATGTTGTCCATGTATCCTGTGCGGATGCTGCTGAGAGAATTGCAGAAGCAAGACGCAAAGGAATTGATGTCTGGGGAGAAACATGCCCTCAATATTTGGTGCTGGATCAATCATACCTGGAAAAACCTGATTTTGAAGGTGCAAAGTATGTCTGGTCTCCGCCTCTTAGGGAGAAGTGGAATCAGGAAGAGCTTTGGACTGCACTGAGAAACGGGAATCTGCAAACCATTGGTTCAGACCAATGTTCATTTGATTTTCATGGACAAAAAGATCTTGGAAAGGGGGATTTCACGAAAATACCAAATGGAGGTCCAATCATTGAAGACAGAATGACGATTCTTTTCTCTGAAGGGGTGAAAAAAGGAAGGATTTCATTAAATCAATTCGTCGATTTAACATCGACGAGAGCTGCTAAGCTATTTGGCTTATTTCCTCAAAAAGGAACGATTGCAGTGGGTTCGGATGCTGATATTGTCCTTTATGACCCAAATGTGGAGAGGACTCTATCTGCAGAGACGCATCATTTAGCAGTGGACTACAGCGCTTTTGAAGGCATGAAAGTGACTGGGGAAGCGGTGTCTGTCCTCTCGAGAGGGGAATTTGTTGTAAAAGACAAACAGTTTGTCGGAAAGCCGGGTACAGGCCGATTCATAAAAAGAGCGAAGTATGGCCAACTGACTTCAACAAAAGATGCAGCAAAACAAACCTCCAATTAA
- the preA gene encoding NAD-dependent dihydropyrimidine dehydrogenase subunit PreA has product MADLNIDLAGIKSPNPFWLASAPPTNSGYQVQRAFEAGWGGVVWKTLGDPIINVSSRFAAVSFNGQRVAGFNNIELITDRPLEVNLKEIYETKKRFPNHAIIASLMVEPKQEKWHEIVKKVEAVGVDGLELNFGCPHGMAERGMGSASGQVPELVEKQTYWAKEAAKTPVIVKLTPNITDITVTAEAAVRGGADAISMINTINSLAGVDLDTWNTIPHVGGKGAHGGYCGPAVKPIALNMVAECARNPRINVPISGIGGISNWKDAVEFMLMGATGVQICTAAMHHGFRIVEDMIEGLNNYLDEKGIPDLSGIIGKSVSKYSDWGNLDLNYQVVARINTETCINCNKCHIACEDTSHQCIDMLKDGDGNAYLKVREEDCVGCNLCSIVCPVDGAIDMVEVPSGHAPMTWNQRQSALGVLEKPKADVAK; this is encoded by the coding sequence ATGGCAGATTTGAACATTGATTTGGCAGGAATAAAATCGCCAAATCCATTTTGGCTGGCCTCTGCTCCGCCTACAAACTCTGGATATCAAGTTCAGAGAGCGTTTGAAGCCGGATGGGGCGGGGTGGTTTGGAAAACATTGGGTGATCCGATCATCAATGTTTCTTCCCGATTTGCAGCGGTCAGCTTCAATGGGCAGCGGGTTGCCGGTTTTAATAATATCGAACTGATTACTGACAGACCTCTAGAGGTCAATTTGAAGGAAATTTATGAAACAAAGAAGCGATTTCCCAATCATGCCATTATAGCTTCCTTGATGGTCGAGCCTAAACAGGAGAAGTGGCATGAAATTGTAAAAAAAGTGGAGGCTGTGGGGGTAGACGGCCTTGAGTTGAATTTTGGATGTCCACACGGTATGGCGGAAAGAGGAATGGGTTCTGCCTCTGGGCAGGTACCTGAATTGGTGGAAAAACAAACATATTGGGCGAAGGAAGCGGCGAAGACCCCGGTAATCGTCAAATTGACGCCTAATATTACGGATATCACGGTGACAGCGGAAGCTGCTGTAAGAGGCGGAGCTGATGCCATCAGCATGATTAATACAATCAACAGCTTAGCCGGGGTGGACCTTGATACGTGGAACACGATCCCACATGTCGGAGGTAAAGGGGCTCATGGAGGGTACTGCGGTCCGGCAGTCAAACCGATTGCATTGAATATGGTGGCGGAATGCGCCAGAAATCCACGGATCAATGTCCCGATATCGGGAATCGGGGGCATTTCCAATTGGAAGGATGCCGTGGAGTTCATGCTCATGGGAGCAACGGGGGTTCAAATATGTACGGCAGCCATGCACCACGGCTTCCGCATTGTGGAGGATATGATAGAAGGCTTGAATAATTACCTGGATGAAAAAGGCATTCCGGATTTGTCCGGCATTATAGGGAAATCGGTCTCCAAGTATTCAGACTGGGGCAATCTGGATCTGAATTATCAAGTTGTAGCCCGTATCAATACGGAGACGTGCATCAACTGCAATAAATGCCATATTGCCTGCGAAGACACTTCACATCAATGCATCGATATGCTCAAGGATGGGGATGGCAATGCTTATTTAAAAGTAAGGGAAGAAGATTGTGTAGGGTGCAACCTATGTTCCATTGTCTGTCCTGTTGATGGAGCAATCGATATGGTAGAAGTGCCGAGCGGGCATGCGCCAATGACTTGGAACCAGCGGCAGTCTGCTCTAGGGGTTTTGGAAAAGCCGAAAGCGGATGTAGCAAAATAA
- a CDS encoding NAD(P)-dependent oxidoreductase produces the protein MTAVETKRISLKDISLNFEEVEKGLTNREALEESSRCLYCYDAPCIKACPTGIDIPGFIKRIASGNLFGSAKTIMSSNPVGASCSRVCPTEELCEGACVLNHSTKPIMIGNLQRYATDWAIENNRLLFNKTVSNGKKAAVVGSGPAGLSAARELALCGYDVTIYEAAAHAGGLNTYGIVSFRLPQRISFWEVNQVKSLGVEIKTNTKVGADISAAELLSKYDAVVLAAGMASVPNLGIEGEDLEGVYDAIEFVKNTKTKPLTDEFKGKKVAVIGAGNTAIDGATCSVRLGASNVKILYRRTIDEMTAYDFEYEFAKQDGVEFRWLTAPKRIIGKDGKVSGIECVQMELGPEGEDGRKRPVPIEGSEFILEVDAVIKAIGQKRHKGLIEEFGLEEVGGVVVVNSETYQTSNEKVFSCGDIIFGKGFGEAMVVTAAQQGKLAAHAIHRELSKKTASI, from the coding sequence TTGACCGCAGTAGAAACAAAGCGTATTTCGCTGAAGGATATTTCCTTGAATTTCGAGGAAGTGGAAAAAGGGCTGACTAATCGGGAAGCTTTGGAGGAATCCAGCAGATGCCTATACTGCTATGATGCCCCTTGCATTAAAGCGTGCCCAACCGGAATCGATATCCCCGGCTTCATTAAGAGAATTGCATCAGGCAACTTGTTTGGTTCTGCAAAGACCATCATGTCAAGCAACCCAGTAGGTGCTAGCTGTTCAAGAGTTTGTCCCACAGAGGAGCTGTGCGAAGGGGCTTGTGTGCTCAATCACTCTACGAAGCCGATTATGATCGGTAACCTGCAGCGCTATGCGACTGACTGGGCAATAGAAAATAATCGCCTGCTATTCAATAAGACAGTATCAAATGGGAAAAAGGCGGCCGTTGTCGGAAGCGGTCCTGCCGGCTTATCTGCCGCCAGGGAATTAGCACTCTGCGGCTATGACGTGACGATTTATGAAGCAGCTGCCCACGCTGGAGGACTGAATACGTATGGCATTGTGTCGTTCCGTCTTCCTCAGAGAATTTCATTTTGGGAAGTGAATCAAGTGAAGAGCCTCGGGGTTGAAATCAAAACCAACACTAAAGTGGGTGCTGATATTTCAGCCGCTGAACTTCTTTCCAAGTACGATGCAGTGGTTTTGGCTGCAGGGATGGCAAGTGTCCCAAATCTGGGGATTGAAGGGGAAGATTTAGAAGGAGTCTATGATGCTATTGAGTTTGTTAAAAATACAAAAACAAAGCCTCTCACAGATGAGTTCAAAGGGAAAAAAGTTGCTGTGATCGGGGCAGGGAATACGGCCATCGATGGTGCTACCTGCTCAGTAAGATTAGGCGCATCCAACGTAAAGATTTTATATAGGCGTACGATCGATGAGATGACAGCCTATGATTTTGAGTATGAATTTGCCAAGCAAGATGGCGTAGAATTCAGATGGCTGACTGCCCCGAAGAGGATCATCGGCAAGGATGGAAAGGTCAGCGGCATTGAATGTGTTCAAATGGAGCTGGGCCCTGAAGGGGAAGATGGCAGAAAAAGACCAGTTCCAATCGAAGGTTCAGAATTCATCCTTGAAGTGGATGCCGTCATAAAAGCAATTGGCCAGAAAAGACATAAAGGTTTGATTGAAGAGTTTGGTTTGGAGGAAGTTGGAGGGGTGGTTGTGGTGAATTCAGAAACCTATCAAACTTCAAACGAAAAGGTGTTTTCCTGCGGGGATATTATTTTTGGAAAAGGTTTCGGCGAAGCGATGGTTGTGACAGCGGCTCAGCAAGGCAAACTTGCAGCGCATGCCATCCATAGGGAGCTTTCGAAGAAAACAGCTTCAATATAG